A genome region from Dickeya dadantii NCPPB 898 includes the following:
- the gmhB gene encoding D-glycero-beta-D-manno-heptose 1,7-bisphosphate 7-phosphatase: MANSVPAIFLDRDGTINVDYGYVHEVDQFQFIDGVIDALHELKKMGFALVLVTNQSGIARGKFTEDQFMQLTEWMDWSLADRGVDLDGIYYCPHHPDAGEGEYRQQCDCRKPQPGMFISAQRHLHIDMAASYMVGDKVEDMQAAQAAGVGTKVLVKTGKPVTEEGEKLADWLIDSLADLPKTIEKRVK, translated from the coding sequence GTGGCAAACAGCGTCCCTGCAATTTTTCTCGACCGTGACGGTACCATTAATGTCGATTATGGCTATGTCCATGAAGTCGATCAGTTCCAGTTCATTGACGGCGTGATTGACGCCTTGCATGAGCTCAAAAAAATGGGTTTTGCTCTGGTACTGGTGACCAACCAGTCAGGGATTGCCAGAGGCAAGTTTACCGAAGATCAGTTCATGCAACTGACCGAGTGGATGGATTGGTCGCTGGCCGATCGTGGTGTTGACCTGGACGGCATCTATTATTGTCCCCATCACCCTGATGCCGGTGAAGGAGAATATCGCCAGCAGTGTGATTGCCGCAAACCTCAGCCGGGGATGTTTATCTCCGCGCAGCGCCATTTGCACATTGATATGGCTGCTTCTTATATGGTGGGCGACAAAGTGGAAGATATGCAGGCGGCACAGGCTGCAGGGGTAGGAACTAAAGTATTGGTTAAAACCGGCAAACCGGTCACCGAGGAAGGCGAAAAATTGGCTGACTGGCTAATAGATAGCCTGGCGGACCTGCCAAAAACGATCGAAAAGCGCGTAAAATAG
- the metN gene encoding methionine ABC transporter ATP-binding protein MetN, producing the protein MIELINITKVFQQKGRAVTALDDVTLRVPAGQIYGVIGASGAGKSTLIRCVNLLERPTKGKVLIDGKDLMSLSESQLTRTRRQIGMIFQHFNLLSSRTVFGNVALPLELDNTPASEIKQRVHQLLDLVGLSDKHDAYPANLSGGQKQRVAIARALASNPKVLLCDEATSALDPATTRSILELLKDINRRLGLTILLITHEMDVVKRICDQVAVISDGKLIEQDTVSEVFSHPKTPLAQKFIQSTLHLDIPDDYQQRLSATPRPNSVPLLRMEFTGQSVDAPLLSEVARTFNVNNNIISAQMDYAGGVKFGIMLAEMHGQETDTQAAIAFLQQHHVNIEVLGYV; encoded by the coding sequence ATGATTGAACTGATTAATATTACAAAGGTTTTCCAGCAAAAAGGGCGCGCCGTCACTGCGCTGGACGACGTGACATTACGCGTGCCCGCGGGTCAGATTTATGGCGTGATTGGCGCATCAGGCGCAGGTAAAAGCACGCTGATTCGTTGCGTGAATCTGCTGGAAAGACCGACTAAGGGGAAAGTGCTGATCGACGGGAAAGACCTGATGAGCCTGTCGGAAAGCCAATTGACGCGCACCCGCCGTCAAATCGGCATGATTTTCCAGCACTTCAATTTGTTATCCTCGCGTACCGTATTCGGCAACGTGGCGTTACCGCTGGAACTGGATAACACGCCCGCGTCTGAAATCAAACAGCGGGTGCATCAGCTTCTGGACCTGGTCGGGCTGTCGGATAAACACGACGCTTATCCGGCTAATCTGTCCGGCGGGCAAAAACAGCGTGTCGCTATTGCTCGTGCGCTGGCAAGCAATCCTAAAGTACTGTTGTGTGATGAAGCGACCAGCGCGCTGGACCCTGCCACCACCCGCTCTATTCTTGAATTGCTGAAAGACATCAATCGTCGGCTGGGGCTAACGATTTTGTTGATTACGCATGAGATGGATGTGGTTAAGCGGATCTGCGATCAGGTGGCGGTGATCAGTGACGGCAAACTGATTGAGCAGGATACGGTCAGCGAAGTGTTTTCGCACCCGAAAACGCCGCTGGCTCAGAAATTTATCCAGTCCACCCTGCATCTGGATATTCCGGATGATTATCAGCAGCGACTGTCGGCGACGCCTCGTCCGAACAGCGTGCCGCTGCTGCGTATGGAATTTACCGGCCAGTCGGTTGATGCGCCGTTACTGTCCGAGGTGGCTCGGACATTCAACGTCAACAACAACATTATCAGCGCGCAGATGGATTACGCCGGCGGCGTGAAATTCGGCATCATGCTGGCCGAAATGCACGGACAGGAAACCGACACTCAGGCAGCCATCGCCTTTCTGCAGCAGCACCACGTGAATATTGAGGTATTGGGTTATGTCTGA
- a CDS encoding methionine ABC transporter permease MetI, which yields MSEAMLWLIARGVWETVVMTFVSGSFGFMLGLPVGVLLYITRPGQIIANPKLYRSISALVNIFRSIPFIILLVWMIPFTRVIVGTAIGLQAAIVPLTVGAAPFIARMVENALLEIPTGLIEAARAMGATPLQIIRKILLPEALPGLINAATITLITLVGYSAMGGAVGAGGLGQIGYQYGYVGYNATVMNTVLILLVVLVYLIQFFGDRAVRAVTHK from the coding sequence ATGTCTGAAGCCATGCTCTGGTTGATTGCCCGCGGCGTTTGGGAGACCGTGGTGATGACATTCGTGTCCGGCTCTTTCGGTTTTATGCTGGGTTTGCCCGTCGGCGTGCTGTTATATATCACCCGCCCTGGGCAGATTATCGCTAATCCTAAGCTCTATCGCAGCATTTCCGCGTTGGTGAATATCTTCCGTTCCATTCCGTTCATTATCCTGCTGGTGTGGATGATTCCTTTTACCCGAGTGATTGTCGGCACCGCAATTGGTCTGCAGGCAGCGATTGTACCGTTGACGGTGGGGGCTGCGCCTTTTATTGCCCGCATGGTGGAAAACGCCCTGTTGGAAATTCCGACCGGATTGATCGAAGCAGCACGCGCCATGGGCGCCACGCCGTTGCAGATTATCCGTAAGATTCTACTGCCCGAAGCCCTTCCCGGCCTGATCAACGCCGCCACTATTACATTAATTACGTTGGTCGGTTATTCAGCCATGGGCGGCGCGGTCGGTGCCGGCGGTCTGGGGCAGATTGGTTATCAATATGGTTACGTCGGCTATAACGCCACCGTGATGAATACCGTACTGATCCTGCTGGTGGTTCTGGTTTATCTCATTCAGTTTTTTGGTGACAGAGCAGTTCGCGCGGTTACCCATAAATAA
- a CDS encoding MetQ/NlpA family lipoprotein, with translation MAIKLKSLAAVGALIGALALAGCGQEQKNPNHIKVGVIVGAEQQVAEVAQKVAKEKYGLDVELVTFNDYVLPNEALSKGDIDLNAFQHKPYLDQQIKDRGYKLVSVGNTFVYPISGYSKKIKSLNDLQNGAQIALPNDPTNLGRSLLLLQKVGLIKLKDNVGLLPTVLDVTENPKNLKLVELEAPQLPRSLDDDQIALAIINTTYASQINLTPAKDGLFVEEKDSPYVNLLVAREDNKDAENVKKFVKAYQSDEVNQAALKVFNGGAVKGW, from the coding sequence ATGGCAATTAAATTGAAATCTCTCGCGGCGGTTGGTGCGTTGATTGGTGCGCTGGCGCTGGCCGGATGCGGTCAGGAGCAGAAGAACCCTAACCACATTAAAGTCGGCGTGATCGTCGGTGCCGAGCAGCAGGTAGCGGAAGTGGCGCAGAAAGTCGCCAAAGAAAAATACGGTCTGGATGTTGAACTGGTTACCTTTAATGATTACGTGCTGCCGAATGAAGCGCTGAGCAAAGGCGATATCGACCTGAACGCTTTCCAGCACAAACCGTACCTTGACCAGCAGATCAAGGATCGCGGCTATAAGCTGGTTTCCGTCGGCAACACCTTCGTGTATCCGATCTCCGGTTACTCCAAAAAAATCAAATCGCTGAATGATCTGCAGAACGGCGCGCAGATCGCCCTGCCGAACGATCCGACCAACCTGGGCCGTTCGCTGCTGCTGCTGCAGAAAGTGGGCTTGATCAAACTGAAAGACAACGTTGGCCTGCTGCCGACCGTGCTGGATGTGACTGAAAACCCGAAAAACCTGAAGCTGGTCGAACTGGAAGCGCCGCAGTTGCCGCGTTCTTTGGATGACGATCAGATCGCGCTGGCCATCATCAACACCACATATGCCAGCCAGATTAACCTGACCCCGGCCAAAGACGGTTTGTTCGTGGAAGAAAAAGACTCGCCGTACGTTAACCTGCTGGTTGCTCGTGAAGACAACAAAGATGCAGAAAACGTGAAAAAATTCGTAAAAGCTTATCAGTCTGACGAAGTAAACCAGGCAGCGCTGAAAGTATTTAATGGTGGCGCGGTGAAAGGCTGGTAA
- the rcsF gene encoding Rcs stress response system protein RcsF: MRAVPVLLLAFSLTGCSLLHKPAAPAPQPQTPVAVEPPPKPKPVTHPAPAVLYKSAEELVGKPFRDMGEVSGSSCQSSAQDTPPSIPSARRRMQNRATAMKANAVLLHDCQIVSNVAGCYRQAVCQGSALKVSAQ; this comes from the coding sequence ATGCGTGCTGTACCTGTTCTGCTGTTGGCGTTTTCGCTGACAGGATGTTCCCTGCTGCACAAACCTGCTGCGCCGGCACCACAACCGCAGACACCGGTGGCTGTGGAACCTCCGCCGAAGCCGAAGCCGGTCACGCATCCCGCTCCTGCCGTGCTGTATAAAAGTGCTGAAGAACTGGTAGGCAAGCCGTTCCGCGATATGGGTGAAGTGTCTGGCTCATCCTGTCAGTCCAGCGCGCAAGATACGCCGCCTAGCATTCCGTCCGCCCGCAGAAGAATGCAGAATCGCGCCACCGCCATGAAAGCCAATGCCGTACTGCTGCATGACTGCCAGATCGTCAGTAATGTCGCAGGATGCTACCGTCAGGCCGTCTGCCAGGGTTCCGCACTGAAAGTTTCCGCGCAATGA
- the tsaA gene encoding tRNA (N6-threonylcarbamoyladenosine(37)-N6)-methyltransferase TrmO gives MSQFCFNQIGVIRSPYKEKFAIPRQPGLIRDGGGELHLLSPYNQPEAVRGLEDFSHLWLLFIFHQTASAGWHPTVRPPRLGGNARMGVFATRSTFRPNPIGMSLVELKAVRTMRDSVILELGSLDLVDGTPVVDIKPYLPFAESQPQARAGFAQLAPEADMPIHFSALAEQQLMEHQQRYPNLRRFISQVLAQDPRPAYRKGEDDLKVYAALLLEFNVRWRVIDGQTEVISLNAG, from the coding sequence ATGAGCCAATTTTGCTTTAATCAGATCGGCGTTATCCGTTCACCTTATAAAGAAAAATTTGCCATACCCCGACAGCCCGGTCTGATTAGGGATGGCGGTGGAGAATTACATCTCCTCTCGCCTTATAACCAACCCGAGGCCGTACGCGGGCTCGAAGATTTCAGCCACCTGTGGCTGCTGTTCATTTTCCATCAGACAGCCTCCGCGGGCTGGCACCCAACAGTCAGGCCGCCTCGCCTGGGCGGCAATGCCCGCATGGGCGTGTTCGCCACCCGCTCAACGTTTCGCCCTAACCCGATTGGTATGTCGCTGGTTGAACTCAAAGCGGTACGCACCATGCGAGACAGCGTGATACTGGAACTGGGCAGTCTGGATCTGGTAGACGGCACCCCGGTCGTGGACATCAAGCCCTACCTGCCGTTTGCGGAAAGTCAGCCGCAGGCGCGCGCCGGTTTTGCCCAATTGGCGCCCGAAGCCGATATGCCGATCCATTTTTCCGCGCTGGCGGAACAGCAGCTGATGGAACATCAGCAACGCTACCCAAATCTGCGGCGTTTCATCAGCCAGGTGCTGGCGCAGGACCCCCGTCCGGCTTATCGCAAAGGGGAAGATGACCTCAAGGTCTATGCCGCATTGCTGCTGGAATTTAACGTCCGTTGGCGCGTAATTGATGGGCAAACGGAAGTCATCAGCCTTAATGCCGGTTAA
- the proS gene encoding proline--tRNA ligase: MRTSQYMLSTLKETPADAEVISHQLMLRAGMIRKLASGLYTWLPTGLRVLKKVENIVREEMNNAGAIEISMPVVQPADLWQESGRWEQYGPELLRFVDRGDRPFVLGPTHEEVITDLIRNEISSYKQLPLNFYQIQTKFRDEVRPRFGVMRAREFLMKDAYSFHTTQESLQVTYDAMYAAYSKIFSRMDLDFRPVQADTGSIGGNASHEFQVLASSGEDDIVFSTESDYAANIELAEAVAPERGLSAPTQAMTLVDTPNAKTIAELVEQFAVPVEKTVKTLLVKATEESGHKLVALLVRGDHELNEVKAEKLELVASPLTFATEEEIRATVKAGPGSLGPVNLPVPVVVDRTVAAMSDFSAGANIDGKHYFGINWERDTALPQVADIRNVVEGDRSPDGKGTLLIKRGIEVGHIFQLGKKYSEALKATVQGEDGRNQTLTMGCYGIGVTRVIAAAIEQNHDDRGIIWPDAIAPFQVAILPMNMHKSFRVQEVAEGIYQQLRANGVDVLLDDRKERPGVMFADMELIGIPHTIVIGDRNLDNDEIEYKHRRKGEKEMIKAGDIVEFLLSQCAR; this comes from the coding sequence ATGCGTACAAGTCAATACATGCTCTCCACGCTGAAGGAGACACCCGCCGATGCCGAAGTCATCAGCCATCAGTTGATGCTGCGAGCCGGGATGATTCGTAAACTGGCTTCCGGCCTTTACACCTGGTTGCCGACCGGGTTGCGGGTGCTGAAAAAAGTCGAAAACATCGTGCGTGAAGAAATGAACAATGCCGGCGCCATCGAAATTTCGATGCCGGTGGTTCAACCCGCCGATCTGTGGCAGGAAAGCGGCCGCTGGGAACAATATGGTCCGGAGCTGCTGCGCTTTGTCGACCGTGGCGACCGCCCGTTTGTGCTCGGCCCGACGCATGAAGAAGTCATCACCGATTTGATCCGCAATGAAATCAGTTCCTACAAGCAGTTGCCGCTGAATTTCTATCAGATCCAGACCAAATTCCGTGACGAAGTCCGCCCGCGCTTTGGCGTGATGCGCGCCCGTGAATTCCTGATGAAGGATGCTTACTCGTTCCACACCACGCAGGAATCCCTACAGGTCACTTACGATGCCATGTACGCGGCCTACAGTAAGATTTTCAGCCGGATGGATCTCGATTTCCGCCCTGTACAGGCCGATACCGGCTCTATCGGCGGCAACGCATCACATGAATTCCAGGTGCTGGCCAGCAGTGGCGAAGACGACATCGTGTTCTCTACCGAGTCGGATTACGCCGCCAACATTGAGCTGGCGGAAGCCGTCGCGCCGGAACGCGGCCTAAGCGCGCCGACTCAAGCCATGACGCTGGTGGATACCCCGAACGCCAAAACCATCGCCGAACTGGTGGAACAATTCGCCGTGCCGGTGGAGAAAACCGTCAAAACCCTACTGGTGAAAGCGACCGAAGAAAGCGGCCATAAATTGGTTGCGCTGCTGGTGCGTGGCGATCATGAACTGAACGAAGTTAAAGCGGAAAAACTGGAGCTGGTCGCCAGCCCGCTGACCTTCGCTACCGAAGAAGAGATCCGTGCGACGGTGAAAGCAGGCCCCGGCTCACTGGGACCGGTGAATCTGCCGGTGCCGGTCGTTGTCGACCGTACCGTGGCCGCGATGAGCGATTTCAGCGCCGGCGCCAATATCGACGGTAAACACTACTTCGGCATTAACTGGGAACGCGATACCGCGCTGCCGCAGGTTGCCGATATCCGTAACGTGGTGGAAGGCGATCGCAGCCCGGACGGCAAAGGCACGCTGCTTATCAAGCGTGGTATTGAAGTCGGTCACATCTTCCAACTGGGTAAAAAATACTCCGAAGCCTTAAAAGCGACGGTTCAGGGTGAAGACGGCCGTAACCAAACCCTGACCATGGGTTGCTATGGTATTGGCGTAACGCGCGTGATCGCCGCCGCCATTGAACAGAACCACGACGACCGCGGCATTATCTGGCCTGACGCCATTGCGCCGTTCCAGGTGGCGATTCTGCCGATGAACATGCATAAATCCTTCCGCGTGCAGGAAGTAGCCGAGGGCATCTACCAGCAGTTGCGCGCCAACGGCGTCGATGTATTGCTGGACGATCGCAAAGAACGCCCCGGCGTGATGTTTGCGGACATGGAACTGATCGGTATTCCGCACACCATCGTGATTGGCGACCGCAATCTGGATAACGACGAGATCGAGTACAAGCACCGCCGTAAAGGCGAAAAAGAGATGATCAAGGCCGGCGATATCGTCGAGTTCCTGCTGTCTCAGTGTGCCCGGTAA